In a single window of the Fibrobacter sp. UWB15 genome:
- the purL gene encoding phosphoribosylformylglycinamidine synthase: MLILRGTPALSDFRLQKLSSDFKSAGLSVASVYAEFLHVVDLSEGLSDAETETLKKVLHYGPAREPKALEGELFVVCPRPGTISPWSSKATDIAHICGLPAIKRIERAIAYYVKFEGAAPAGAREKISAKIHDRMTQAVFADTASLEVLFSKEEPRPLNVIPVLTEGRDALVKADKEMGLALSSDEIDYLVKNFTELKRNPTDVELYMFAQANSEHCRHKVFGAEWTIDGVKQDKSLFQMIKNTYQLHNSNIFSAYKDNAAVMKGAVAGRYYADPRNNKYDFHHEEVDILMKVETHNHPTAISPFPGAATGSGGEIRDEGATGKGSKPKAGLTGFSVSNLKLPGAVQPWEKDFGSPSRIASALDIMIEGPLGGAAFNNEYGRPNILGYFRTFEQEVDAQNGKEVRGYHKPIMLAGGLGNIKHEHIEKGHIDPGDHLIVLGGPAMLIGLGGGAASSVANGAGNESLDFASVQRENPEMERRCQEVIDRCWAMDEENPITFIHDVGAGGLSNAFPELVNDGGLGGKFELRNVPNDEPGMSPFEIWSNESQERYVIAIAGDKLDVFDAICKRERCPYAVVGEAIPEKHLTLTDKHFGTTPIDMPLGVLLGKPPRMIRNEKSQKRPLNSTVVPADASIKDVAHRVLANPTVADKTFLISIGDRSVTGMICRDQMVGPWQVPVADCAVTSATLDTYEGEVMSMGERAPVALISPAAAARMTVAESLTNMAAACVPDMGRVNLSANWMATPNYEGDGADLYEAVKSIGMELCPDLGITIPVGKDSMSMSTVWQDDKGSHRVTAPISLVISAFAPCADVRKTLTPQLLQDKDSTLVLVDLARGKNRMGASIAAQVYCNLGDKAPDVDSAKELRAFFETIQKLNAAGKIMAYHDKSDGGLYTTLAEMAFAGHVGVTVKADALKGNLIDALFNEELGAVLQVKNADLAAVKAAFEAVGLGDTVSEIATLNDSYNLVIGDYAEGLSDLRAIWSDTTRRIAALRDNPDCAESEYKLKLEQDNPGITPKVTFDVAASAKIIKDYASRPKMAILREQGVNGELEMAAAFQKAGFESIDVHMTDILEGRVSLKDFNGLVACGGFSYGDVLGAGEGWAKSILFNPKARAEFEAYFNRKDTFTLGVCNGCQMVSNLKDLIPGAKHWPRFVQNLSERFEARFCTLKVEDTPAVLLKGMAGSVLPIAVAHGEGRAEFASREAAEACLKTGLVALRYVDGKHEYTERYPLNPNGSPFGINGLCSEDGRALVMMPHPERVFRTCQYSWHPAEWGEDGPWMQLFRNGRIFVG; this comes from the coding sequence ATGCTCATTTTACGTGGTACGCCGGCTCTGTCGGATTTCCGTCTCCAGAAACTTTCTTCCGATTTCAAGAGCGCAGGCCTTTCTGTCGCTTCCGTTTACGCTGAATTCCTGCACGTAGTGGACCTGTCCGAGGGCCTATCCGATGCGGAAACCGAAACTTTGAAGAAGGTGCTGCACTACGGTCCGGCCCGCGAACCCAAGGCTCTCGAAGGCGAACTCTTCGTGGTGTGCCCGCGTCCGGGTACCATCAGCCCGTGGAGTTCCAAGGCTACCGATATTGCCCACATTTGCGGCCTCCCGGCCATCAAGCGCATCGAACGCGCTATTGCCTACTATGTAAAGTTTGAAGGTGCTGCACCGGCTGGCGCCCGTGAGAAAATCTCCGCCAAGATTCACGATCGCATGACCCAGGCCGTGTTTGCCGATACCGCCTCCTTGGAAGTTCTCTTCAGCAAGGAAGAACCGCGTCCGCTGAACGTGATTCCGGTGCTTACCGAAGGCCGCGACGCCCTCGTAAAAGCAGATAAAGAAATGGGCCTCGCTCTGAGCTCCGACGAAATCGATTACTTGGTAAAGAACTTCACCGAACTCAAGCGCAACCCCACCGACGTGGAACTCTACATGTTCGCGCAGGCCAACTCGGAGCACTGCCGCCACAAGGTGTTCGGTGCCGAATGGACCATCGACGGCGTCAAGCAGGACAAGTCCCTGTTCCAGATGATCAAGAACACCTACCAGCTCCACAACTCCAACATCTTTAGCGCCTACAAGGACAACGCCGCCGTGATGAAGGGCGCTGTCGCAGGCCGCTACTACGCTGACCCGCGCAACAACAAGTACGACTTCCACCACGAAGAAGTCGACATCTTGATGAAGGTTGAAACCCATAACCACCCGACGGCTATTTCTCCGTTCCCGGGTGCCGCTACTGGTAGTGGTGGCGAAATCCGTGATGAAGGTGCCACGGGTAAGGGCAGTAAGCCGAAGGCCGGCCTCACGGGCTTTAGCGTTTCGAACTTGAAACTGCCGGGTGCAGTCCAACCTTGGGAAAAGGACTTCGGAAGCCCGTCCCGTATTGCGTCTGCCCTCGACATCATGATCGAAGGCCCGCTCGGTGGCGCTGCGTTCAACAACGAATACGGCCGTCCGAACATTCTCGGTTACTTCCGTACTTTCGAACAGGAAGTCGATGCCCAGAACGGCAAGGAAGTCCGCGGTTACCACAAGCCGATTATGTTGGCCGGTGGTCTCGGTAACATCAAGCATGAACATATCGAAAAGGGCCACATCGACCCGGGTGACCACCTGATTGTGCTCGGCGGTCCGGCGATGCTCATCGGTCTCGGTGGTGGTGCCGCAAGTTCTGTGGCTAACGGTGCCGGTAATGAATCTCTCGACTTTGCCTCGGTGCAGCGTGAAAACCCCGAAATGGAACGCCGCTGCCAGGAAGTCATCGACCGCTGCTGGGCGATGGACGAAGAAAACCCGATTACCTTTATTCACGACGTGGGTGCAGGTGGACTTTCTAACGCCTTCCCGGAACTCGTGAACGATGGCGGTCTCGGCGGTAAGTTTGAATTGCGTAACGTCCCCAACGACGAACCGGGTATGAGCCCGTTCGAAATCTGGAGTAACGAATCCCAGGAACGCTATGTGATTGCAATCGCTGGCGACAAGCTGGATGTGTTCGACGCAATCTGTAAGCGTGAACGCTGCCCGTATGCTGTGGTGGGCGAGGCTATCCCTGAAAAGCACCTGACCCTGACCGATAAGCACTTCGGTACGACTCCGATTGACATGCCGCTCGGCGTGCTCCTCGGCAAGCCGCCCCGCATGATTCGTAACGAAAAGAGCCAGAAGCGTCCGCTCAATTCCACGGTGGTTCCGGCCGATGCCTCCATTAAGGATGTGGCGCACCGCGTGCTTGCAAACCCGACCGTCGCTGACAAGACGTTCCTCATTTCTATTGGTGACCGTTCTGTGACGGGTATGATTTGCCGCGACCAGATGGTTGGCCCGTGGCAGGTGCCGGTCGCCGACTGCGCCGTGACAAGCGCAACGCTTGATACTTACGAAGGTGAAGTCATGAGCATGGGTGAACGCGCCCCGGTTGCCTTGATTTCTCCGGCGGCCGCTGCCCGCATGACGGTGGCAGAATCCCTCACGAACATGGCTGCCGCTTGCGTGCCTGATATGGGCCGCGTGAACTTGTCTGCAAACTGGATGGCTACGCCGAACTACGAAGGCGACGGTGCCGACCTTTACGAAGCCGTGAAGTCTATCGGTATGGAACTCTGCCCGGATCTCGGCATTACGATTCCGGTGGGCAAGGACTCCATGAGCATGAGCACCGTGTGGCAGGATGACAAGGGTAGCCACCGCGTGACCGCTCCGATTTCTCTCGTGATCAGCGCCTTTGCACCTTGCGCCGATGTACGCAAGACACTTACCCCGCAGCTGTTGCAGGACAAGGATTCTACGCTCGTTCTCGTGGACCTTGCTCGCGGCAAGAACCGCATGGGCGCCTCCATTGCCGCTCAGGTTTACTGCAACCTCGGTGACAAGGCTCCGGATGTTGATTCCGCTAAGGAACTCCGCGCCTTCTTCGAAACAATCCAGAAGCTCAATGCGGCTGGCAAGATTATGGCCTACCACGACAAGAGCGATGGCGGCCTCTACACGACGCTTGCCGAAATGGCATTCGCAGGCCACGTGGGCGTGACGGTGAAGGCCGACGCCCTCAAGGGTAACCTCATCGACGCCCTCTTCAACGAAGAACTCGGTGCCGTGCTCCAGGTGAAGAATGCCGACCTCGCTGCTGTTAAGGCCGCTTTCGAAGCCGTCGGCCTCGGCGATACGGTTTCTGAAATTGCAACGCTTAACGATTCTTACAACTTGGTCATCGGCGACTACGCCGAAGGCCTCTCGGATCTCCGCGCCATCTGGAGCGACACGACCCGCCGCATCGCGGCCCTCCGCGATAACCCGGATTGCGCCGAAAGCGAATACAAGCTCAAGCTGGAACAGGACAATCCGGGTATCACGCCGAAGGTCACCTTCGACGTGGCGGCGTCTGCCAAGATTATCAAGGATTACGCAAGCCGCCCGAAGATGGCAATCCTCCGTGAACAGGGCGTCAACGGCGAACTCGAAATGGCCGCCGCCTTCCAGAAGGCCGGCTTCGAATCTATCGACGTTCACATGACCGACATTCTCGAAGGTCGCGTAAGCCTCAAGGACTTCAACGGTCTCGTGGCTTGCGGTGGCTTCAGCTACGGTGACGTTCTCGGTGCCGGCGAAGGCTGGGCCAAGAGCATCCTCTTCAACCCGAAGGCCCGTGCCGAATTCGAGGCTTACTTCAACCGCAAGGACACCTTCACGCTGGGCGTCTGCAACGGCTGCCAGATGGTCTCTAACCTCAAGGACCTGATTCCGGGTGCCAAGCACTGGCCGCGCTTTGTGCAGAACCTCTCCGAACGCTTCGAGGCCCGCTTCTGCACGCTCAAGGTCGAAGACACTCCGGCAGTGCTCCTCAAGGGCATGGCAGGCTCCGTGCTCCCCATTGCGGTCGCACACGGCGAAGGCCGCGCGGAATTCGCTAGCCGCGAAGCCGCCGAAGCCTGCCTGAAGACCGGTCTCGTGGCGCTCCGCTATGTGGACGGCAAGCACGAATACACTGAACGCTACCCGCTGAACCCTAACGGTTCCCCGTTCGGCATCAACGGCCTCTGCTCCGAAGACGGTCGCGCCCTCGTGATGATGCCGCACCCCGAACGCGTGTTCCGTACCTGCCAGTACTCCTGGCACCCGGCAGAATGGGGCGAAGACGGTCCGTGGATGCAGTTGTTCCGCAACGGACGTATCTTCGTGGGTTAA